Proteins from one Naumovozyma castellii chromosome 3, complete genome genomic window:
- the NCAS0C00330 gene encoding uncharacterized protein — translation MVHQAIAIQGIHTLPLVFSMFQDHIDPFKHLKSPNAVEITRLRDLVDYVNREIKDNEVFPTSSMKSTDFFAVRHTYKKKSPYFCPQCKCTSCEQNKNSPSGRQGYCTRCDYGNCSRQKKSYFAKKEKTNYSVNKIGIEVPSTTETEKDSDNEPEHDSDFDQNAQFNFDQFLNEDLNEINDLPASAFQDDEHPEVYFNQVAARHR, via the coding sequence ATGGTTCATCAAGCCATAGCCATTCAGGGTATTCACACCTTACCACTGGTATTTTCAATGTTCCAGGATCATATCGACCCTTTTAAGCATTTAAAATCTCCTAATGCTGTTGAGATTACCAGATTGCGTGATCTAGTGGACTATGTCAACAGAGAAATCAAAGACAACGAAGTTTTTCCAACTTCTTCTATGAAGTCAACCGATTTCTTTGCAGTCAGACATACCTACAAAAAGAAGAGTCCATATTTTTGTCCCCAATGTAAATGTACATCGTgtgaacaaaataaaaactcACCCTCCGGTCGACAAGGCTATTGTACTAGATGTGACTACGGGAACTGCTCTCGTCAAAAGAAAAGCTATTTTGCtaagaaagagaaaactAATTACTCTGTGAACAAAATAGGCATTGAGGTCCCTTCAACAACAGAGACCGAAAAAGACTCTGACAACGAGCCAGAACATGATTCTGATTTTGACCAAAACGCAcaattcaattttgatCAATTCCTCAACgaagatttgaatgaaataaaCGACTTACCGGCATCTGCCTTCCAGGACGATGAACATCCAGAAGTCTACTTCAATCAAGTTGCAGCGAGGCACCGCTGA
- the PRP38 gene encoding U4/U6-U5 snRNP complex subunit PRP38 (ancestral locus Anc_3.138) encodes MSKRDFFVESHISSKELNNQSVSLVIPRLTRDKIHNVLYYKVNLTSTSLRGNTMLQLSKIIIRDLGQLKDSNSLKNYLVGGVEFKCLLMKLIEIRPTFDQITMLLEKKKSPDDTFENKYIVALILTYLRIQYYYLKLHDASHLINLFREYINDYRKLKGIDMDMDCWSMSQQLKVEIIHIDELVDRLATNNNIWGIPLGKCQWSNIFELDDESDSGSDSSSGDSDSD; translated from the coding sequence ATGTCTAAGAGGGATTTCTTTGTCGAATCGCATATATCCAGCAAGGAACTGAACAACCAATCGGTGTCTCTCGTTATACCGAGATTAACAAGAGATAAGATCCACAATGTATTATATTACAAAGTGAACTTAACGAGCACATCGCTTCGAGGAAACACGATGCTTCAATTAAgcaaaattattataagAGACTTGGgtcaattgaaagatagTAActcattaaagaattatttagTTGGTGGTGTAGAATTTAAGTGtttgttaatgaaattgatcgAAATTCGCCCCACATTTGATCAAATAACGATGTTGctagagaagaaaaaatctCCTGATGACACGTTCgagaataaatatattgttgCTCTAATATTGACGTATTTGAGGATccagtattattatttaaaattgCACGATGCATCCCATTTGATTAACCTTTTCCGAGAGTATATCAATGATTATAGGAAACTGAAGGGGATTGATATGGATATGGATTGTTGGTCAATGTCTCAACAACTCAAAGTGGAGATAATACATATAGATGAGTTAGTGGATCGACTAGCCACGAATAACAATATATGGGGTATTCCATTAGGGAAGTGCCAATGGtctaatatatttgagCTGGATGATGAAAGTGATAGTGGTAGTGATAGTAGTAGTGGTGATAGCGATAGTGACTGA
- the RIT1 gene encoding tRNA A64-2'-O-ribosylphosphate transferase: MDPLLLESLGQINKDIRKENKSIRNRLQSILLDNKFLNDEVLPCFPDFPIIPNERCGLWYVPPEDFKQTSYFKSTDGHTNQWDFSTRRLNFHLFPTLRSSGGIIIVDSTRRGKKIPDALSKTIPIWCAVLNYIMLLSQRGSDDIDITDVLFTPPETISKTEYDMIARRIPDLVGKLVKLDIVDGNELFILLQGKLLRPFWVYPGSSLLQSSRDVFTGEITGDSWNVPQHANIIPIILCTISYRAQDGHDKRHGFTYVQGAADDHELWSEGLTPTLFWSHINFFRNMNHTEEQINQFVETLVQEQDDAGEQSDINDAFDYIDNVTPQLELGKIKDNVVIGKVLREKLSDRFALSIILSENVELDPVDNENLPISTHIFKLQSGSKKSSKLLRNKIEEIIGLVESQMNNALNKPILICCNTGTDMSIGILLALLCRNYSERWVLGEVEAKRLDKIMIRKQLTRLISHLEGRTINTSRATLNSVNNYLM; the protein is encoded by the coding sequence ATGGATCCTTTGCTATTGGAGTCCTTGGGGCAAATAAACAAAGACATTAGGAAGGAGAACAAATCTATTAGAAACAGATTGCAAAGCATACTACTagataataaatttcttaatgatGAAGTCTTACCATGTTTCCCAGACTTCCCTATAATTCCCAATGAAAGATGTGGTTTATGGTACGTTCCTCCTGAAGACTTTAAACAGACCAGCTATTTTAAGAGTACTGATGGTCATACGAATCAATGGGATTTCAGCACAAGAAGACTAAACTTCCATTTGTTCCCAACGTTACGATCCAGTGGTGGAATTATTATAGTGGATAGTACAAGAAGAGGGAAGAAGATTCCTGATGCCTTAAGTAAAACGATTCCCATATGGTGTGCTGTACTCAATTATATAATGCTATTATCGCAAAGAGGTAGCgatgatattgatattaCAGATGTATTATTCACTCCTCCCGAGACTATCTCTAAAACAGAATATGATATGATAGCAAGGCGTATTCCAGACTTAGTCGGTAAGCTTGTCAAATTGGATATCGTTGATggtaatgaattatttatattattgCAAGGTAAACTGCTACGGCCATTCTGGGTATACCCAGGATCTTCGTTACTTCAATCTTCCAGAGATGTCTTCACAGGTGAAATCACTGGAGATTCGTGGAATGTTCCTCAACATGCAAATATTATACCAATTATATTATGTACCATAAGTTATCGTGCCCAAGATGGACATGATAAGAGACATGGGTTTACATACGTGCAGGGGGCCGCTGATGATCACGAATTATGGTCAGAAGGGTTAACTCCTACATTGTTCTGGTCTcatattaatttcttcagaaaTATGAATCATACTGAAGAGcaaattaatcaatttgTCGAAACACTAGTTCAGGAGCAAGATGATGCGGGAGAACAATCTGATATCAATGATGCGTTTGACTATATTGATAATGTGACACCACAATTAGAATTAGGTAAAATCAAAGATAATGTTGTTATCGGAAAAGTCTTAAGGGAAAAATTGTCAGATAGATTTGCCTTAAGTATTATCTTGAGTGAAAATGTTGAATTGGACCCTGTAGATAATGAAAACCTGCCTATTTCCACtcatatttttaaattacaAAGTGGTAGTAAGAAGAGCTCCAAATTACTTAGAAACAAgatagaagaaattattggttTAGTTGAATCACAGATGAACAATGCACTAAATAAACCCATTCTTATATGTTGCAACACGGGAACTGACATGTCTATTGGTATATTGTTGGCGCTTTTATGTCGTAATTACAGCGAACGTTGGGTTCTTGGGGAAGTCGAAGCCAAACGTTTAGATAAGATAATGATCAGGAAGCAACTGACTAGGTTAATATCACATTTGGAAGGAAGAACCATAAACACATCTAGAGCAACTTTAAATAGTGTCAATAATTATCTTATGTAA
- the YKU70 gene encoding ATP-dependent DNA helicase YKU70 (ancestral locus Anc_8.849) produces the protein MEVDEIENGDHPSFKKYDIHEGIIFCIELSKSMFEEVPELNYKVQLLEILESLHELMSQLVIIRPSTGIGCYFHYCDRKNGDSKNGIYEFFPLRDVNARDMKKVSDLIEDLTLKRITLLEYFNFDPTLDNDSQKRVPLETLFNFLLDQFTKLTADSNKYHSKKIFLFTDNDSPHEVNDKDATLRIRRIVDDMNDNYINFVTFFIGREGKPFKNSFYSNILKLGSKVNKENLAQSDGTGDEEYSEYDGPNTTPIPASYIKSKILRKKEIKRTMFQCPLILKEENNFIVSVRGYAIVTQEKPATRYKLVYEHENIRKEASSRRKFLNPNTGEEIKPDELCKVFPYGDQDIELNDKEVAKINDDYSKHESFLKVIGFRSTKNSIRYFNNIDKALFVVPDESQYEGTIKTMASLFRVLKKRDKCMIVWGKVKSNSNLRLYILSPTTNIDRNEGFYLYRIPFLDEIRKFPKLLDYNHITTSEDYLNLVRITENIIGYFNLKKGYRPSDFKNPSLQRHYKTLHDYLLQVEQPVREDGDSDGQTSRFLKEDDTLNKILHIREKIIASKESDDVTQQRLSKYVSLWNTFYIKMEKESGIDIDTSHKLKKGKFELNL, from the coding sequence ATGGAAGTAGACGAAATAGAAAATGGGGATCATCCCAgttttaagaaatatgatattCATGAAGGGATTATTTTTTGTATCGAATTGTCTAAATCCATGTTCGAAGAAGTTCCAGAGTTGAACTATAAGGTACAATTACTAGAGATCTTGGAATCATTGCATGAGTTAATGTCTCAATTAGTTATTATTAGACCGAGTACCGGGATTGGATGTTACTTCCACTATTGTGATCGAAAGAATGGAGATTCTAAGAATGGCATTTATGAATTCTTTCCACTAAGAGATGTAAATGCGAGAGatatgaagaaagtgaGTGATCTAATTGAAGATCTTACTTTGAAAAGGATTACTTTATTGGAATACTTTAATTTTGATCCCACATTGGATAACGACAGTCAAAAAAGGGTACCGTTGGAGACGTTATTTAACTTCCTGTTGGATCAATTTACTAAGCTAACTGCCGATTCCAATAAATATCATAGTAAGAAAATCTTTCTATTTACAGATAATGACTCTCCACATGAAGTAAACGATAAAGATGCCACTTTGAggataagaagaattgtGGATGACATGAATGATAATTATATCAATTTTGTGACTTTTTTTATTGGGAGAGAAGGGAAGCCttttaaaaattcattctattctaatattttgaaattaggATCAAAAGTaaataaggaaaatttGGCTCAAAGTGACGGTACTGGAGATGAAGAATACTCTGAATATGATGGCCCAAATACAACTCCGATTCCTGCAAGTTATATTAAATCAAAGATACTTCggaaaaaggaaattaagAGGACTATGTTCCAATGCCCATTAATCctgaaagaagaaaataatttcattgtATCTGTGAGAGGATATGCTATTGTTACGCAGGAGAAACCTGCAACGCGGTACAAATTAGTATATGAACATGAAAATATAAGAAAGGAGGCGTCCTCTAGAAGAAAGTTTTTAAATCCTAATACAGGGGAAGAAATTAAGCCTGATGAGCTTTGTAAAGTATTTCCTTATGGTGATCAAGATATTGAACTAAATGACAAGGAAGTTGCGAAGATAAATGACGATTATTCTAAACATGAGTCGTTTTTGAAGGTTATTGGTTTTAGATCTACCAAAAACAGTATTCGTTATTTTAATAACATCGATAAGGCATTATTTGTTGTACCCGATGAATCTCAATACGAGGGAACTATCAAAACAATGGCATCTTTGTTCAGGGTACTAAAGAAGAGGGACAAATGCATGATTGTGTGGGGTAAAGTAAAGTCAAATTCAAACCTAAGATTGTATATTTTAAGCCCTACAACTAATATTGATAGGAATGAGGGCTTTTATTTATACCGGATACCATTTTTAGATgaaataagaaaatttccaaagttACTAGACTATAATCACATAACCACTTCtgaagattatttgaatcttGTTAGAATAACAGAGAACATTATTGgttatttcaatttaaaaaaagGTTATAGACCTTCAGATTTCAAGAACCCAAGTCTACAGAGACATTACAAAACGTTACATGATTATTTACTACAGGTTGAGCAACCTGTTCGTGAGGATGGCGATTCTGATGGGCAAACGAGCCGTTTCCTGAAGGAAGACGATACGTTGAATAAAATTCTTCACATTAGGGAGAAAATTATTGCCTCTAAAGAATCTGATGATGTTACTCAACAGAGATTAAGTAAATACGTGAGTCTCTGGAATACATTCTATATCAAGATGGAGAAAGAAAGTGGCATCGATATAGATACCTCGCATAAGCTAAAGAAGGGTAAATTTGAGTTAAatctataa